The sequence TCATATTGATCCTGCCTGGCCGTGCGCCTAATTCTTGGCCACCCGCCAACATCGCGCCCCTTGGCGCAAATCCCCGCTCAGGAGTTTCTCGATGGCCGACCTGTCCGCCTTTCCGATCACCACCCGCTGGCCGGCCAAGCATCCCGACCAGATCCAGCTCTATTCGGCAACGACGCCGAACGGGGTGAAGGTCTCGATCGCCCTGGAAGAGATCGGCCTGCCCTACGAGCCGCATCTGATCAACATCGGCAAGGACGAAAGCTGGACGCCGGAGTTCCTGTCACTCAATCCCAACGGCAAGATCCCGGCGATCATCGATCCCAACGGCCCGGACGGCAAGCCGATCGGCCTGTTCGAATCCGGCGCCATCCTGCTGTATCTCGCGGACAAGACCGGCCTGCTCGTTCCGGCCGACGCAGCGCGGCGCTACGAGACGATCCAGTGGGTCTTCTTCCAGATGGCCTCTGTCGGGCCGATGTTCGGCCAGGTCGGGTTCTTCCACAAATTCGCTGGCCGCGAGATCGCCGACAAGCGCCCGCTGGAGCGCTACCGCGACGAATCGCGGCGGCTGATCGGCGTGCTCGACGGCAGGCTGAAGGGCCGCAAGTGGATCATGGGCAATGACTACACCATCGCCGACATCTCGCTGCTCGGCTGGGTGCGCAATTTGATCGGCTTCTATGAAGCGCGCGACCTCGTCGGCTTCGATGATTTCGCCAATGTGGCCGCATGGCTGGAGCGCGGCCTGGCGCGGCCGGCGGTACAAAAGGGCCTGACCATTCCGGCAAAGAGCTGAAGAGGCCTGTCGCCACAGGGCGACGGCCTTGGCCAAAGATACGCGGCCGGGCGAAGCAGCCTGCTACTTCGCCTTGGCCTTCGAGCCGCCCCTGCCGATCACCGAGGCGGCCAGCGAGACGGCACCACGTGCGGTAGCGACCATCGCGCCGGCGGCGACATTCGCTGCCGTCCGGACGGCGCCGGTTTTGGCCGGCGCCGGCTTGCGCGGGCTTGTGGTCTTCGCGGCCGGAACGACTTTTCTGGGTGCGGCCTTGCCAAAAGAGCTCTTGGCGTCTTTCGAGCGTTCGGCAATCGCTGGGCCAGCACCGGCTTTCGCCTGAGTTGCCTTGGCAGGCCTCGTCTTTGCGGGTTTTTTTGCCTTGGTTGCCATTGGAAAATTCCTTACACCGGACAAACGGTCTGTCAGGCATAACGGCGTGAAACTCTTAAGGTTCCCGTTCAAAAATACCGAAAATTAAGCGTGTTAACCAATGACCAGGTCGGCTGCCCTGCGTCGGGCCAGCACGCGTTCGATGTTGGGCATGTCATTGGAGACGATCCAGGCGCGCGCATCCTC is a genomic window of Mesorhizobium huakuii containing:
- a CDS encoding glutathione S-transferase family protein, with the protein product MADLSAFPITTRWPAKHPDQIQLYSATTPNGVKVSIALEEIGLPYEPHLINIGKDESWTPEFLSLNPNGKIPAIIDPNGPDGKPIGLFESGAILLYLADKTGLLVPADAARRYETIQWVFFQMASVGPMFGQVGFFHKFAGREIADKRPLERYRDESRRLIGVLDGRLKGRKWIMGNDYTIADISLLGWVRNLIGFYEARDLVGFDDFANVAAWLERGLARPAVQKGLTIPAKS